The Halorussus gelatinilyticus genome contains the following window.
CGCCGGAACCTCGGCGAGCGACAGCTCTTCGCGGTCGATGTCGAAACGGAGGCGGTCCGCCCGCTGGTCGAGTCGCGGGGGACGAACGTCCACCCGGACCCCTCGCCCGCGGGCGACCGACTGGCGTACGTCCACGCCGACGCCGACGTCTCGCCCGAGGTCAGGGTGCAGTCGCTCGGCTCCGACGAACCGCCGACCCGCGTGACGCGCTCGACGGTCGAGGACTGGCCGGTCTCGGCGCTCGCACCCGAAGAAGTCAGTTTCGAGAGCGCGGACGGCCGCGAGATTCGGGGCTACCTCTTCGACCCGCGCGAGACCGAGGCGGTCGAGGCGGAAGCGGACGAGGGTGAGGCGGAAACGGGCGACGCGGCGGACCTCCCCGCCGTGGTCTGGGTTCACGGCGGCCCGATGCGCCAGATGCGCGACGGCTGGCACCCCTCGCGGTCGTACGGTCTCGCCTACGCCTTCCACCAGTACCTCGCCCGGCGGGGCTACGTCGGCCTGCTGGTCAACTACCGCGGCGGCATCGGCTACGGCCGGGAGTTCCGCCAGTCGCTGACCGAGGGGTACGGCCGCGACGAGATGGCCGACGTGGTGGCGGGAGCCGAGTTCCTCCGGAAGCGCGAGTTCACGTCGGGGCAGGTCGGCGTCTGGGGGCTGTCGTACGGCGGGTACGCGACGCTCCAGATTCTGGGCACCCACCCCGAGGCGTTCGACGTGGGCGTCAACCTCGCGGGGCTGGCGGACCTCGAACTCTACGAAGAGTGGGCGACCCAGACGAAGTTCCCCGCCGTCGAGTCCGCCCAGTCGCTGACTTTCGGCGGGAACCCGTGGGCGGCCGCCGACGAGTGGGCCGCGGCGAGTCCGAAGACCCACTTCGAGAACTACGAGGCACCGCTGTACAACTTCCACGGCACGGGCGACTCGTACGTCAACTTCGAGCAGTTGGACGCGGTAATCGAGGGGATGCTCGAACACGGCAACGAGTACGAAGCCGAGTACTACCCCGGCGAGAACCACGTCTTCGCCGAGCGCGCGACGTGGGAGCGCACCCTCCGGAAAATCGAGTCGGCGTTCGACGAGCATCTGAAGTGACCGGTGGCGCGGCAGACAAACACAGCGCTATTTCCGAGACAGACACAGAATTACTATAGAAATATTTATCGTTATATCGGGTCGGGCAACGGCCAATCGACTCCCCGCGAACGCTCGGCCGAGAACCCGCCGTGGGTGGATGAAGGGGCCGCCCGCTCGCGGGCCAACGGCCCGTGGTCGTCTGGCCGACCCCTATCCGGAACGACCGAAGGGAGCGGAGGATATGTCGGCCAGCGACCGCGAGCGGGCGGGGGCTTCGGGAGCGTTCTTCATTGCGTCTTCCGCGGTCGTTTCCAGAAAAACAGCGACTCGAATGTCACAAACTCCGACTCACTTCAGCAGTCCACGAACGAACTCGTCTTGCCGACGCCGGGCCTCGTCCGCTTCGACCGTCAAGCCGCCGTACACGACCGAGAAGAACGCGTCCGGGTCGTCGTCACGGCGAACCACGCCCGAGAGCGCGCACGTCGCCGTCAGGGTCCCGGTCTTGGCGCGCAGACCGTCCGCGCCGTCCAAACGCGACGACAGGGTGCCCTCGCCCGGCGCGGGGAGCGAGTCGAAGAACGCGTCGGCCCACGGCGCGTCGTCGGCCCGCGCGAGCAGGCCGACCATCCCCCGCGCGGTGACGAGGTTGTAGCGCGACAGGCCCGACCCGTCGCGGAGGCGGCAGGCCGCCGCGCCGCACTCTTCGAGGAAGTCGGTGGCTATCGACTCCCACGCCGCCCACGACCCCTCGCCGTCGCACTCGGCGGCGACGGTCCGGGCGAGTTGCTCGGCGACGAAGTTGTCCGAGGGAACGTTCATCGACCGAAGCAGGTCGGCGACCGGCGCGGACTCGACGGCGCAGGCGAACGCCTCCTCCGCGTGAACGTCGTCCCGGTCGGTCGCGGTCGAATCGGCCGATTCGACCGCGCGAACCTCGCCTTCGACGCTCACGCCCGCGGATTCGAGCGCGTCCAGCAACGCGAGTCCGAAGTGGCGCTCGGGCCGGACGACCGGCGCGCGCTCGGTCCGGTCGGCCCCCGGCGGGAGCGCTCCCTCGACGCGAATCGTCCCTTCGTCGGGGTCGGTGACGACCCGCAGGTCGCCGTTCCCGTCGCTCGCGTCGGCCTCGCCGTCCTCGCTCTCGCCGCCCGCCTCGACCGCACGCAGGTCGGTCTCGACCGCTATCTCGGGCGAGTCGGGGACGACCGAGACCCGAAAGTTGCCCGACTCCTCGGGGTCCGAAATCCGAACCTCGACGGCGTTGCCGGCGAGTGCGAGCGCGGAACTCGGCGCGCCGTAGGCGTACCGCCGGTCGCCGACGGTCCACCCCGGTCCGTACCGGCCGCCGGAGAAGTGAGT
Protein-coding sequences here:
- a CDS encoding S9 family peptidase translates to MSGDADATAGESPSDDADESPLDAEKSPPDDADLEIADVLDVDYPSAPEWSADGAFLATLVYEDDGNALRIVAPGESAASSDAADSSDAGISGHVTGFAWAPETRPTEFVLTTDAGETYRGDAADRSLRLVARSPAGEAHHEWSPSGDRLAFYRDGAVCVRDADSGAERRLDLPGHETFLPSERMLAWDDAGERLAFSFTDRESRQVGVADAESGDLLWRTDAPASCANPAWLADGRVVFERVVASRTVRSVVAADPETGAETELVRDEDERGTVSSGAPTVSPDGTRLAVALPLDGWEHVFVLDCETGERRQLTAGEFEDKGLAGSSPRWVDGETLAFASNRRNLGERQLFAVDVETEAVRPLVESRGTNVHPDPSPAGDRLAYVHADADVSPEVRVQSLGSDEPPTRVTRSTVEDWPVSALAPEEVSFESADGREIRGYLFDPRETEAVEAEADEGEAETGDAADLPAVVWVHGGPMRQMRDGWHPSRSYGLAYAFHQYLARRGYVGLLVNYRGGIGYGREFRQSLTEGYGRDEMADVVAGAEFLRKREFTSGQVGVWGLSYGGYATLQILGTHPEAFDVGVNLAGLADLELYEEWATQTKFPAVESAQSLTFGGNPWAAADEWAAASPKTHFENYEAPLYNFHGTGDSYVNFEQLDAVIEGMLEHGNEYEAEYYPGENHVFAERATWERTLRKIESAFDEHLK
- the dacB gene encoding D-alanyl-D-alanine carboxypeptidase/D-alanyl-D-alanine endopeptidase, which gives rise to MSDPTAPLAGIDGASVGVLAVARADGESVAAGDGLASDDGGGEALASLDPDRALAPASNTKLVTSALALEALGPGYAFETRVEGRGEREGNRLAGDLLVRGSGAPDLDGEDLRALADAVAAEVGAVAGDLLLDGTHFSGGRYGPGWTVGDRRYAYGAPSSALALAGNAVEVRISDPEESGNFRVSVVPDSPEIAVETDLRAVEAGGESEDGEADASDGNGDLRVVTDPDEGTIRVEGALPPGADRTERAPVVRPERHFGLALLDALESAGVSVEGEVRAVESADSTATDRDDVHAEEAFACAVESAPVADLLRSMNVPSDNFVAEQLARTVAAECDGEGSWAAWESIATDFLEECGAAACRLRDGSGLSRYNLVTARGMVGLLARADDAPWADAFFDSLPAPGEGTLSSRLDGADGLRAKTGTLTATCALSGVVRRDDDPDAFFSVVYGGLTVEADEARRRQDEFVRGLLK